The segment CTATGCTGTCCGGACTTTCCTCTCCTTAGAGCGATCATCCAGTAGTCTAGCAAAGAGATAATACCATAACGAAGGCTTTATTTCAACCCTAGCGCTTTATCAATGGCTAAATTTACTTGAGCATCAGCCGCTTTGTTATCTTTACGATAAACGTGCTCAAAAGTGATGTCGTAGTGGCTGGCTAATTCCTTTATAGCCAAATAGATCGGTTTTAGATCTTCGTTTTTTACACGGTACTCGCCATTTAGTTGTTTGGTAGCTAATTCACTGTCCAAGAAAAATTGTATTCGTTTGGGCTGGTACTTTTCGGCTTCCTGAAGGGCAAAAAGGATGGCCTTATATTCAGCCTGATTGTTGGTGGTCTCACCCAAATAACGCCCAAAGGCTTCTAGAACCTTACCGTCTGTTGTTTTTATTACTACACCGCTGGCTGCCGGTCCGGGATTCCCCCGCGCTCCGCCATCAGTAAAAATGATTATTTCGTCATGCATGCTTGACCACCCGCCTTCTGGTCGGTGATGTTAGCATCGCACCAACAATTAAACCCATAAGTATGGCCAAGAAGAAGGGATAAACCATCAGTACGATATCCAGCTTACCGACACTTATCACGGCTAGAGCTGAACCTATTCCAACTAGCCAATACGAACTAATGGTTTCACTGTCCGGATCTCGATGAGCTTTAAGAATGGTTGGCAGCCCACCACTGTAATCTACTAAAATAATCATTGCCAGAGCCAATGCTGGGCTATTAAACAATCGCCAAAGTATGAGACCTAGGGCCGCACCAGCCAAAGCTAATTTATCAATGGTTTGCCAGCCACCGACCCCGAATTTCACTGCCAACATCAAAACTATAAAAGTACCTAATAGATCGCCGGCCGTTAATAAGGTTGAATAAGTACCGCCGCTGGCCAATTGGCCCGCCAGAGCGATAGCTAGCAAAGCCGTCCAAATGAACCAAGTGGCTCGATTAGGTTTGGTTGTGCCTTTAATAATGTCGCGGATATATGGAATCGGCGCGATTAGGGCGAGGATGCCAGCAATGATACCAAGGGTTTGAAGCATGAGTTAATTATACATGTTTGGCTTTTGCTATAATGGTCTGCATTAACGGGGTGTGGCGCAGTTGGTAGCGCGTACGGCTGGGGGCCGTGAGGTCGCAGGTTCAAGTCCTGTCACCCCGACCAGATAATTTAAGCGGATAATTCAACTCTACCTCACGGCCGGTTGGTTAGTTTTCCCTGCCAAAACGACAGGTGGGTGTCCGCAACTACTAGGCCACGGCCCAGAGCAATCTAGAACTCCCATACGAAAACCTAACAAGGAAAAATGCCATCCGTCGCCAATGCGGCAGAGATACTTTCATTGTAGCGCCGATCAAGTTGACAGGCCAGTCAGCCCGGGAACTAGCCCTTGCAGGATAGCACTAGAAACCTTAGCGATAATGGGCCCAATCAGCGGAAATATCAGGAATAAAACCACCATCACAACTACAATTCCGCTGCGCTCAATTCGATCCATAACTTGCCGCAGGCCCAGAGGTGCAACAGCGTAAAGTACCCG is part of the Candidatus Saccharimonadales bacterium genome and harbors:
- a CDS encoding ribonuclease HI family protein, whose protein sequence is MHDEIIIFTDGGARGNPGPAASGVVIKTTDGKVLEAFGRYLGETTNNQAEYKAILFALQEAEKYQPKRIQFFLDSELATKQLNGEYRVKNEDLKPIYLAIKELASHYDITFEHVYRKDNKAADAQVNLAIDKALGLK